From the Vicia villosa cultivar HV-30 ecotype Madison, WI unplaced genomic scaffold, Vvil1.0 ctg.005925F_1_1, whole genome shotgun sequence genome, the window TATTCTCATTATAaagtttcttcttatttttaataTGAACTTTTTACTTTTGGATTTCATAGCATTCTAGAAGCTCAACTGACTTTTGGATTTCATAGCATTCTAGAAGCACAAGTGAGCAAGACTAGGATTCCTTTTTTACGAATCATTTATGTTTCTATTCCTTTGTTGCAGTTATTTTCAAATGAAACCTTTTCATATCACTATCAATCAAAAAGTTACTACCAGACTACCACTCTTTTTGTTAAACTAAAACCCCTTCATTgttcaattttaataaattatgtaAGGATTCATGATGGGTTTGATATATGAAATgattttaaaagtttaaaaagTAGTTAAGTTTGACAAAATTAGAAGTATCTAAAGAAAAGATACTTggaattttttaattttgtgaGATTAGGTGTCATATTTGGTGAGTTTATAGATAACAGAAAAAAGTTTAACCGAATTAATTTGTGAAAGACTATAAAAAAAGAGtttaactaaataaaaattatggaggaacttaatattatttataatattttttaaaaaaactaaaattttgagGACTTAATTAGCTCAAAAAATTGCTAGAAGAGCAGAACGACATATTGATTACAACAAAATAtcaacaaattaattaattttggcaATGTGATAAATGAATTGAACATCACGACATAACCAACTTGCATATAATTGGTTGTAAGGATTAGTGAGTGCGATGCAAAATCATCCACCTATCTTATTTTTCAAGCATATGATCTCTATCTCTTTTCCATATTACATTTGTCATTATCTTAACCACTTTCTCTCCTTTTCATTCTTATTATCTTTTTTGATCATCTTCATTCTTATCATCTGAGCAAGCACGTTTTAGATCTAAGCTCTCTATCTCCAAGCCATGGAGCAAAAGGTAAGTAACAATATTTACTTTAATATATGATGTTTGTGCACAAATATTACTCAGTTGATTTAACGCGACAATTGCTCGAATTTTGATTAAACAACTTTCTTGAACTCATGCAGGTTGCCATAATGAAGCTCAAGGTTGATCTTCAATGTAGAAAATGCTGCAAGAAAGTCAAGAAGGTCCTTTGCAAATACCCACGTGAGTCtttcaataatattattttttctctcaATAATATTTATGTTCAAAATTTCTTAAGTTaataatttgtgtttttttttgtgttgttgttgcaaTTTTGATGAATGAAAGAAATTCGAGATCAATTATATGATGAGAAAAATGGCATAGTAACCATAAGAGTGGTGTGTTGTAGCCCAGAGAAGGTAAGAGACAATATTTGTTGTCAAGGGGGTGGTACAATCAAGAGCATAGAAATTGTGCAACCACCAAAGCCTAAAGAGCCAGAGAAAAAGCCCGAGGCCGAGGTAAAGCCCAAAGCCCAACCAGGCCCACCTATTGATGCTCAACCAAAACAACAAAAACCCGCTCCAGCACCGGCTCCCGCCCCAGCTCCTGCTCCAGCTCAGGCTCCAGCACCAGCTCCTACCGCAGCTGCGCCAGCTGTAATATTTCCACATACGACGCCAATGTCCATTCTTTCATATCCTTCACCGATTGTTCCTTATGGGTATGTTTATGGGCCTGGACATGGTGGGCCTGCAGAAGTTTACGGGAGGCCCATATACGATAGCTATGGATGGAATGGGCCTTGTTACGCAGGCCATCACCACCATGAATACATGCACGAAGAAGAGGCGCCGGGGTGTACAATAAGTTGAAGGGCTATTGGGTTGAATATGATAATTATTAAGGCTGAgagatatttatataaataacttTACAATTTTATCTTTTGAATTTTGTGAAATAAATGTTGAAACTTAAAGTTGTAATATATGGTCTACCAAATTATAAAGCCGTCTTGTATAGATCAATATGAATTTAATAAACTTTTGTTTCTTAATTTTTGCATAACAAGTCTTTTAAACTTTATTTGCTTCatcggaaaaagaaaacaaaagcgaggtttagaaagaaaaaaatatttaaaacaaaagatTTTGATGTTTTAACCTATAATCACCTCTCTTGATCAGGATGGTCTTTCTGTGATGTTTATTTGGTTTCATTAACAGATCGAAGATGATCAAGATCTAATCCGCATTTAATCAATGAATTTATTGTTGCTATTAGCAAGTCAGTTATAATGGCCTTATCTTTTTGGATTAAATTGTAAACCCAATTGTTTTgtacaatgttttaaaaaccggagtGATTCGGCTGGTGAATCGGTTCAACCTTGAACCGTTGTATAATTCAGTTGGGTTTGGACCAATAAACGGTTGGGCCTATAAAATTGCTTCAAgtgcaaaaaactaaaataactgTAAAATTAGGATCGGTTTTTGTGAACCAAACggttcaaaaaatcaaagataattttattttttattttttatgttttattttattttatttctttgtttaaatctaaaaaattaatgatacaaaacatttaaaattgtatagatgaaaaataaagaataaacttGAAAGACACAagacaatataaatataaatataaatagaaagagaagaaaaaatgtAATATTTGTGGACACGAGATTCTTTGGAGACAATGAGGTGTTATTCTTTAGAGACATTTAAAATCATTTTCACAAAAAGTAAGAGGTGAACAAAAATAACTAAATGACTCATCTCATGGCCTAGTTTATGTTAGCTAAAGTTTTCGATATGTTTTCTTGAAACGAATAAAGATATCTTTGGAGATATTGTAAGTTTTTGACGAGAAATCACATTTCTGCTAAAGACGTCGAAGTCACCCTTGTGCAAGAGGAAAAACATTGATTgagacttagaaatattttctaagttcTACGTGAATTCACCGAATATGATATTCGACGGAAGTTTGAATTTAAATAAGGAATAACTGATTGTTGTCCTTATCCAATTTCAACAGAAGACGCGTGGAGCTTTGGAATGAGAGGAAAGAATGATGAGCAATACGTGTCGCATTCTGAGTGAAAGACCGTTGAAAATGGTTACTTCaatttagtatatatatataggagtctTAGTATTAGGAATCGGGGTGTTCATTCATTTGTACAAAAATCTCACATAAACTTAAGTATCTGCGTGTTGAGAAAGAGTCTTGGAGAAATGTACGTGTAAAACACCATCTTTATTCAGTTTCCAATTTACATCAGAATTTACTTACTTCTTGCAATTTACTTTTAATTGTCTTTATTGCACTTTCTTTACAAGTTTTGTAAGATTACTTTAGAGAATCATTTAGATCAAAACAaacattattataaaattatgaaTGTTGCCAAAATGTTCTTTATTTTAAAGAACAAGGTTTAAAATAAAAGCACATgttctaggatcaatctagtcaatTCGGCGAGTAGCCTAAAAACACTTTGTTTTGgaagactagcgcttgtttaccaatttccacgGTAAGCAAATTGGCAAGCCCCGTGGGACTTGTGCTTcatttacaaatattttgttcttataatttttttaagagaTTTCTTCATTATTTTCTTGTATTTTACTTCGTTGCATGAGACTTAGAAGTGGTAAATTAGCCACAAATAACAGAGAAATATCTAAAAGAAGATACGTTCGGAAAATGGCAAATCAAAGTCAGTTAAGTAATAAAAATGCCCCTAACAATAATGAAGTACCACCCCAAGTCTCTTCGACTGGGGAACTACGCTCGCAACGCCTGTTTCAAGTGCTATATCGTCTTCAACAAATTCCACGCCAATGCAGTCGAACACTCAAATTGGCCCTATTTTGACTTATACAGAACCATAGGGTCCACCAGTGACCCCTCCACCAATGAGGGATGTTTCTCAGAGGCCTCAAGGGCCTCCTGGTTCTACTTGGCCTTTGAATGGTCGCGAACAGCCTTATGGCATGCCAACATCATTTATGGCAGGTTTGCATAATTCCATTCTGACTTACTCAGAGCCTATAATGAACATAACTTCGTTGTTACAAGGTTCTTAGTCTGGTTTAATAACATGGGTCGAATTAGCCAACCTTTAGGGGCAAGATTCTCATCCCAAATGCCAAATTCGACGAATAATTCGGCATTAGTGATTAGGCAGCAAATGGACGAAAGTAACCATGAAATCGTCCAAATGCTTGCCTATACAATGGGTACAATTTTAACCCTTTGATCCAAAATACCACTCAAGTGAATCAACAAATGACAACACAAATGACATGCATCCCTGAGTTCTTTGGTGTTCCTCAATCCCCACCAAATCCTCAAAGGGAATGGGTAAGATAAAATGAAGGGGAAATCTTTAGAGAGGGCCCAACGATAAACCAATTTcaacaaaatcaaagaaataCTCCCAAGCGATTGTGGTAAGTCAGGGAGGGGCAGTCGAGCAACTTAGAGTCAAACCCCTTAGGATGGAACCACTAGTTCCAAGGGAGGGAGAACCTAGAATCATAATtgtaaataggaacaaaaaagaTGACGAAGTCGTACATCAGATTCAACATGATAATCTGACGGCAGACAACAATTTAGCTGCCATGTACGAACGAATCATGGCTCAAAATGGTGTGAACGTTGGCCTTCATAGGCTTAGTTACACTTCACCATTAAATGAATATATCTTACAGACTAATATACCTCCTAGGTGGAAAGTCCCTAATTTCACCAAGTTCTCTGGGGACATTACCAAGTCCACTGTCGAACATGTAGCTAGATACCTAATAGAGGCATGCAAAATTGCTAGTAATGAGAATATTAATTAGGATTAAATATTTTCCaagttcactgacaaaaaataCCTTCACATGGTTAACAACAATGCCAACGAATTCGATCCATAGTTGGACTCAATTGgaaaggttgttccatgaacagtttAACATGGGAAAGACTAAGATtagtttgaaggaattggctagTGTTAAGTGCAAATTCACTGAGCCAATAGACGATTATCTGAATCGATTCCATTTGCTTAAAGAGAGGTGTTTCACTCAAGTGTCAGAGCATAAGTTGGTCGAAATTCTAGATTCTTTAATAGCTTGGAGAAAAGTTGTTGTGATTTCTCCTCCTTTCCCAAGTCCTTCATCATCAATGAAGGCGTGGGTATCCCTTTGGTGCAGAGAAGTATAGAGGTTACCAGTTAAATTGTTTCGGGTATCCACGCCTCTAAAGTTGAGGAACACATCGTAAGTCCATTTACATGTGAAGGAAGAAACAGAAGATAATGTTACTGTACTGTCATAATTCAAGAAAGTAGAGACCAATCACGGAAAGAAGTAGCTAGCTAACATATTTTCTCCTCAATTTATAATCTAAAtcttgaattatttatttatttatataaagaaGAAATTAAGTTCAGATTTAGTAAGGGTTTGCTCATAGattatttgaattaattatttatttaacattTTGTGTGCTCCCTAAGCATTGACTTCTTAATTACCATGTTAAGAAGTATTCCATCTACCCAATGTTATAAAAAGTCTCGATCCAATCCAATACACACAGTATTATCATATGATAGGATTTTATAATttgtcttttccttttttttctctaAATTGTCTTGTTAAGCATTGTAGAAGGATGACGTGTCAGGTTCGTTAGATTTCATTAACAATGATTGGTTGAGATGTAGTTGTCATACCTCAAATTTTATCCtagaattttaagtttttttcatCTGCATCACCATATCATGACCATTGCATTGGGCCAAGAATTAAAAATCATTCATCTGAGTTGAGGATGAAAAGTCAAGAATTTGAAATTTCATCTAGTCTTGATGGCATCCATTCATTCATCTGATGACAGAGTCAAGAGTTTTCCGTTTTTTCATCTGATGACAAAGTATCGACCCATAATGCTGAAACACTACATCAAATTCACCAAAtgatgtcaagaatgtcaagttCATGTTGTGATTCAGCATCTTCCTATAAGTGAGTTGCATGCAGTCATAAAACCTTGGCCATTCAGAGTTTGGAATTTGGATTTGGTTGGTGAAATTTGACCATCATTGTTCAAAGGCCAAAAATACATCTTAGttgatataaattatttatttaacaaaGTGGATAAAGGCAACACCCTTAGTCCATGTGGACCAAGAAGCAGCAATGACTTTATCCAAAAGCACATTATGTACAAATTCAAAATCCTAGAGACCATTATGATTGACCAAGGATCAGGGTtcactggtcgaaagatgcaagaatttTCTTTTGTGGCCGGGATTAAGTTGTTGACCTCTACACCATACTATGCTCAAGCGAATGGTCAGGTCGAGGTGGCCAACAAGATTATAATTGGTTTAATTAAGAAGCATGTGGGGGAAGAAACTAAGAAATTGGCATAAGACATTGGAACAAGTCCTATGGTCATGTCGAACATCCCCTAAGGAGGCAACAAATTCTACTCCTTTTTGACTAACCTTTGGACATGATGTTGTCCTACCTGTCGAAATATATATGTAATGAACTTAGATTTAAAGACAAAATGAAATACCATCCGAACATTATTGGAATATGAACATTATTAGGATATGATGTTGGATGAACTAGTCGACTTAGATGAAGAAAGGCTAGCTGCATTAGATGTATCAATAAGATAGAAAAAGCTCTTCAATGTCGGCCCCAAATTTAGCATCCTCTTCAATAGCTTTGTAGAGATTGACATCAAATACATTTTCTTTGAGCTCTTGGATCATGGGATTTATATAACTTTCAGACACATCAGCCACCGAAACATTAGAGGAATTTGAAGAATTGGTGCGAGTCGATAATCTGCAAATTTTTTGGAGGTGCCTTAAGGCTTATGTCGGATTCTTCTTCTTGATGGCTAGAATTTGTCTTAACTAAGGGAAGTGTTGGAAGAAGTGTCTTGGATTACAGgatcattttttactttttttatctTCCTTAGGTTGGATTTGTTCTGTTCTTGGTGGGCTAGTTTCGACAGCAGGTTTTGATTTTTCCTCCAGTTTTTTGATCCATATTATTAGAATTTTGCTCAATCTTTTGATCATATTGACCAAATTTATCATACACTAAAGAAACGGTgtcatcaaaatcatcatctttCTGAGGAGATAACTAACTTGTTTCAGTCTGCGACTCAGGAGTTTATTCTTTGTGAGTGTATGCATCTTTGACAGTTGGTTTGGTTTTTGGACGGACAGAAGCAAGACTCGAATTAAGAGGAGTtgaccaattgatatgtgattgGGTCTTGGTCAAAGTTGAAGGTTTCTTGCTCCTTGGTTGTTCTTGCAAATTTTCATATGATTTTTGTTGTGCTTGAAGGAAAAGAAAGCAATTAGATACACCAGTAAAAACTCTACAAGTAAGAAAGAAGGAACTAATACCTTAGGCTCATTTTTAAGcttgattttgattttagggctGGCCGGTTGGCCGTTTGATTTGGCTTTGTCAGAATCGACAAATTGGACTCTGTTTTCTTTATTTATTGGCCCAAAATTGGAAggttgagttttctttgaaataTTCTTCTTTCGAATCAAACCTTTCTTTGGTTTATTTGTCCCTTGTCTAAAGAAAAGTTAAAGTTTAGGATTCGAAAAGATTTGAGTCTCTTTGCTTTTGCCCGAACTTTTGACCTTAGCTTGATCTTTAGAGTGTTGTGGTTAACCTGAATGAAAATGATTAGTACTTTTAAATGTTAAGGAGactcaaaataaattattgatGCTTACTTGTGTTTTCACGAGAGCAACATCTTTTGttgatttcttctttttctttggtTGAGTAGAAGTGGCGGGAGGactctaaaataataataagaatcgaAGATTGTTTCGATTTGAACAAATATGGATTTGAAGAAACTTACCTTTTGTTCATTTGGTTTCTTCGAACATGGTTTCTTATAACATTAATCAATTGTGGAAACTTCTTTGCCTTTTCCCTCGCCTTGTCCAGCTGCAAAGAAAATAATATACAAGGAAGTCAAAATAAACTATGTATGAAACATAGAAATTCTTCAAGAAGCATACCTTACTTTTTCTCTAAGAGTTTCTACAATTCATAAAACGCAGTTGTTAGCCTTTGGTGAAAAGTTTGTTCGACAAACACACTGAAGAAATAATCCGACCATTAATCTTCAAATTCTTTGGTGGAAAATTAGGAAGGTTG encodes:
- the LOC131642846 gene encoding protein PYRICULARIA ORYZAE RESISTANCE 21-like, yielding MEQKVAIMKLKVDLQCRKCCKKVKKVLCKYPQIRDQLYDEKNGIVTIRVVCCSPEKVRDNICCQGGGTIKSIEIVQPPKPKEPEKKPEAEVKPKAQPGPPIDAQPKQQKPAPAPAPAPAPAPAQAPAPAPTAAAPAVIFPHTTPMSILSYPSPIVPYGYVYGPGHGGPAEVYGRPIYDSYGWNGPCYAGHHHHEYMHEEEAPGCTIS